catggctaaaagtaacatgctaacttgaattgaaaacattaagaactgaagtggcctccacatgcATGATCATGGCAGAAGGAGAGGACATTTTGCTGGTCACTCTCAGGAATACATCTCCTTATAATCTAATCTGGGCAATATTTAAACAGGTAAggatcatcccaaaaaaaatgttttacctcAGCCAAGAATTTTGATTTGTCGTGCTTGGTTCAATGAGAGGGCATCTGGctggtgacaagatagttcacaaTATCTGCGAACCATGGTGCATGAATCTGGGAGATGTGCATCAGTTGTTCATCAGGGAACGTCTCAGCAATGGGCACATCATCTTCAGTGAAGTCTACAGTCAGCCTCGACAAATGGTCTGCTCCCACATTCTCGGCACCCTTCTTATCCCTAATCTCAATGTCAAATTCTTGCAGCAACAGGATCCACCGAATGAGacgagatttagcatctttcTTGGACAACAGATACTTCAAAGCAGCATGATCCGAGTAGACCAATACTTTAGACCCTAGCAGATATGATATaaacttatccagagcaaaaACGACAGCTAACAACTCCTTGTCAGTGGTAGAGTAGTTAAGTTGTGCGCCATTTAGGGTCTTGCTGGCAGAGTAGATGACATGAGGAAGCTTCTCCACTCTTTGCCCCAATACAACTCCCACAGCATAATCAGAAGCATCACACATTATCTCGAATGGCACAGTCCAAGTAGGTGGCTGAATGATTGGTGTGGAAGTCAAGGTCTTCTTCAGACTTTCAAAGGCTGCATGGCACACTTCATTGAAATCAAAGGGGGCATCTTTGGCAAGGAGGCTGCACAAAGGTCTCGTTATCTGACTGAAGTCCTTGATGAATCTTCTATAGAACCCAGCATGGCCTAGAAAGGAGCGAATCTCTTTCACTGTTCGCGGGGGCGGAAGGTTAGAGATTAGATCTACCTTGGCTTTGTCAACCTCAATACCTTTGTGGGAAACAACATGCCCCAAAACAATCCCATGTTTTACCATGAAATGGCATTTTTCCCAATTTAAAACCTAGTTCTTCTCCTTACATCGTACCAACACCAAGGTAAGATGGTGTAGGCACTCCTCAAATGAAGATCCAAAAACATAgaagtcatccataaatacctcaagGTGACGTTCAACCATATCTGAGAAAATACTGATCAtacaccgctgaaaagtagcaggtgcattgcacaaaccaaaaggcataatgCGATAGGCAAATGTACCGAAAGGACAAGTAAAAGTGGTCTTCTCTTGATCTTCTGGGTCCACCGGAACTTGATTGTAGCCAGAGTAGCCATCAAGGAAACAGTAATAAGCATGACCAGCCAGTCTCTCCACCATCTGATCTATGAAAGGCAAAGGAAAATGGTCTTTCCTTGTGGCAAAATTCAGCTTCCTGTAGTCAATGCACACCCGCCATCCCGACTGAACacgagttgggaccaactcaTTCTCCTTGTTCTTGATTACTGTAATTCCAGCCTTCTTGGGCACCACATGAATTGgactcacccatttgctgtcagataTTGGGTATATGATTCCTACATCCAAAAGTTTGATCACCTCAGCTCGAACTACCTCTTGCATGGCTGGATTCAACCGTCTCTATGGCTCACGAGAAGGTTTAGCATTTTCTTCCAGGTGAATCTTGTGCATCACTACTGTAGGCCTGATTCTTTTTATGTCTCCAATGGACCAACCGATAGCTTCTTTATGTTCTTTCAACACATCTAGCAATTTCTGTTCTTGAGTCTCATTTAGGTCAGCGGCTATGATTACTGGTAGAGATTCAAACGGGTCAAGATATTTGTACTTCAGAGTGTCAGGCAGAGGCTTTAGGTCCCGCTTGGTAGGCTCAACTGCTGATGGAGATGGATCAGGGGATGATGTCTCAGTGGTTTCCCCGACGTCAGTTTCTGTCTCAAGAGTTGAGTCCAACAAGGTGTCAGCTTGCCCAAGTAATGTTTCCAGGTCCATGTCGCCTCCAAATGTAGTAAGGCACATTCCCAACTGGTCTTCAATAATTGGCTCGTTGACAGTCTCTTCCACTATCTCTTCTATTACGCATGCACTTCTGACCCCTTCATAGTCAAATGGTTGCCTACTGATATCAAAAATATTTAGCTCCACTTTCATGTTCCCGAAAGATAACTTCATGACTCCAGTCCTACAATTAATTAGGGCATTAGTCGTAGCTAAAAAGGGACGCCCTAGTATTACTGGAATCTGAATCTCCACATTCATAACCGGTTCTGTGTCTAAAACGATGAAGTCCACAGGGTAGTAGAACTTATCAACTTTGATCAGAACATCTTCAATGATTCCCTTTGGAACTTTCACAGATCTGTCGGCCAGCTGAAGTGTCACTAAAGTGGGTTTTAGCTCACCCAATCCCAATTGGACATAAACTGAATATGGCAAGAGATTCACACTAGCCCCCAAATCTAACAGAGCTCTTTCAACTTTGCTATCACCTATCATGCATGCAATTGTAGGACAGCCAGGGTCTTTGAACTTGACATGGATCTTACACTGAAGAATAGAACTGAC
The Alnus glutinosa chromosome 14, dhAlnGlut1.1, whole genome shotgun sequence genome window above contains:
- the LOC133856725 gene encoding uncharacterized protein LOC133856725, which codes for MGERERGKFPSQPVPNPKGQFVIGSTSSPSQGQEHVQSITTLRSGRRVDNQVAMPEEVTEAAKEEENQDKLDKDLGPDTVFPIAKEIPQKFVPKAPFPERLATPKKGSKFDDILEVFKHVQINIPFLDAIQQVPLYAKFLKDLVTIKRRTNIPKKAFLTEQVSSILQCKIHVKFKDPGCPTIACMIGDSKVERALLDLGASVNLLPYSVYVQLGLGELKPTLVTLQLADRSVKVPKGIIEDVLIKVDKFYYPVDFIVLDTEPVMNVEIQIPVILGRPFLATTNALINCRTGVMKLSFGNMKVELNIFDISRQPFDYEGVRSACVIEEIVEETVNEPIIEDQLGMCLTTFGGDMDLETLLGQADTLLDSTLETETDVGETTETSSPDPSPSAVEPTKRDLKPLPDTLKYKYLDPFESLPVIIAADLNETQEQKLLDVLKEHKEAIGWSIGDIKRIRPTVVMHKIHLEENAKPSREP